In a genomic window of Pontibacter liquoris:
- a CDS encoding alpha-amylase family glycosyl hydrolase: protein MSKENQKYLWWQKGIIYQIYPRSFQDSTGDGIGDLTGIRQRLDYLQWLGINAIWVSPIFPSPMADFGYDISDYCGIHSLFGSMADFDLLLQEVHQRDMKLILDLVPNHTSDQHPWFLASRSSRDNPKRDWYIWENPGSNGKEPNNWLSMFGGSGWEWDEKTQQYYYHAFLKEQPDLNWRNPEVQEAMLQVMRFWLEKGVDGFRIDVMWHMIKDKQLRNNPENPNYQPHMATYEKLIPAFSTDQPEVHTIVQMMRKVMDSYEERMMIGEIYLPIQKLMTYYGTDGKGAHLPFNFLLLQSRWDAREIAAAIDQYEGALPPDGWPNWVLGNHDQPRITSRVGKSQARVAALLLLTLRGTPTVYYGDEIGMRDVPIPPDEVQDPQGLNMPDLNLSRDPERTPMQWSSAAGAGFTTGKPWLRLPAAYRRVNVEAQRQKPYSMLSLYRRLIALRQQEPALNVGTYAPVYSDQQMLAYTRNHGDTCFLILLNLTHRPCYFRPAHYSFSGKIELATSPELEGTVVSNTVSMGGDEGYIIRLQNSAS, encoded by the coding sequence ATGAGCAAGGAGAATCAGAAGTACCTGTGGTGGCAGAAAGGCATTATCTATCAAATATACCCTCGCTCGTTTCAGGACAGCACCGGTGATGGCATTGGCGACTTAACCGGTATTCGCCAACGCCTCGATTACCTGCAATGGCTGGGCATCAATGCTATCTGGGTCTCTCCTATCTTTCCTTCTCCCATGGCGGATTTTGGATACGACATTTCTGATTATTGCGGCATCCATTCGCTTTTCGGCTCCATGGCCGACTTCGACCTGCTGCTGCAGGAAGTGCACCAACGCGACATGAAACTTATACTTGATCTGGTACCAAACCATACTTCCGACCAGCACCCCTGGTTTCTGGCGTCCCGCTCCTCCCGCGACAACCCCAAACGCGACTGGTATATCTGGGAAAACCCGGGATCAAACGGCAAAGAGCCTAACAACTGGCTGAGCATGTTCGGAGGCAGCGGCTGGGAGTGGGATGAGAAAACACAGCAGTATTATTACCACGCCTTCCTTAAAGAGCAACCCGACCTGAACTGGCGCAACCCCGAAGTGCAGGAAGCCATGCTACAGGTGATGCGTTTCTGGCTCGAAAAAGGCGTAGATGGCTTCCGGATCGATGTGATGTGGCACATGATCAAGGACAAGCAGCTGCGCAACAACCCGGAAAACCCCAACTACCAACCCCACATGGCCACCTACGAAAAGCTTATTCCTGCTTTCTCTACCGACCAGCCGGAGGTACATACTATTGTGCAGATGATGCGCAAAGTCATGGATAGCTATGAGGAACGGATGATGATCGGGGAAATTTACCTGCCCATCCAGAAGCTGATGACCTATTATGGCACCGATGGGAAAGGCGCCCACCTCCCGTTCAACTTTCTGCTGCTCCAGAGCCGCTGGGATGCGCGGGAGATCGCAGCGGCCATCGACCAGTATGAAGGTGCACTGCCGCCCGATGGCTGGCCGAACTGGGTGCTGGGTAACCACGACCAACCTCGCATCACCAGCCGCGTTGGCAAATCGCAGGCGCGGGTGGCCGCCCTGCTGCTGCTGACACTACGGGGCACACCAACTGTATACTATGGCGATGAAATCGGGATGCGCGATGTGCCCATTCCGCCGGATGAAGTACAGGACCCGCAGGGCCTCAATATGCCTGACCTGAACCTGAGCCGCGACCCGGAACGAACGCCCATGCAATGGAGCAGCGCCGCGGGCGCGGGATTTACAACCGGAAAACCCTGGCTCCGGCTACCCGCCGCGTATAGGCGGGTAAACGTGGAAGCACAACGGCAGAAGCCCTATTCGATGCTCTCGCTCTACCGCAGGCTGATAGCCTTGCGCCAGCAGGAACCCGCTTTGAATGTAGGTACCTATGCACCGGTATATTCCGATCAGCAGATGCTTGCTTATACCCGCAATCATGGCGATACCTGCTTTCTTATTCTGCTCAACCTCACGCACCGGCCCTGCTACTTCCGGCCTGCGCACTATTCCTTTAGCGGCAAGATCGAGCTGGCTACCTCTCCGGAGCTGGAGGGCACCGTTGTGAGCAATACCGTAAGTATGGGTGGAGACGAAGGCTACATTATCCGGTTACAAAACAGCGCATCTTAA
- a CDS encoding TonB-dependent receptor: MRFLLLIAFLLPVVSFAQTGIITGTVRDRNTQEPLIGVSVQVTGSQLGTITNEQGSFKLENIPVGSYTVQSAYIGYQPQTRFNVNVTAGNIQILNFELAPTSNELQQVEVVANRRQSAAVADLVTPLSVQSLSAEEMRSNPGGNFDISKVVQVLPGVASNGTGGGSRNDLIIRGGAPNENVYYLDGIEIPLINHFTTQGSAGGATGILNVSFIEDLKVSSSAFDARYNNALSAVFEFKERYGNPERFSGNVRLSGSEFATTLEGPVGAKTTYLVSARRSYLQFLFKLLDLPIRPNYWDFQYKIDHKLNEKTSISYIGVGAIDDFSFGVPRESTPENEYILRSTPYINQWNYTTGIAVKRLVQDGYVNLALSRNAFDNSLYKYEAAEEGENRSFTLNTNSSETENKLRLDINKYKNGWRYAYGVSGQYVQFKNEIFSVIRKELRDEQNNVVQPGVTLNYITDLDFLRYGAFGQVSKTVLNEKLGLSLGIRTDMNSFTEEGNNPLKTLSPRLAVTYLLNKKWTLNASSGIYYKLPVYTVLGYKQDGLFLNKQADYTRSVHYVIGTEFLPRLDLRFTLEGFYKKYSNYPVSVRDGISLANQGGEFGAIGNEAIGTNGKGRAYGAEFYLQKKLTNTVFGVLSYTYVVSKFAGLDEKYISSAWDNRHLVSGLLGKKLPRNWELGIKYRYAGGAPSTPFDLEASRRNYASLGVGILDYTRLNSERLDPFSQLDVRIDKKWNFNQVTLDLFLDVANVLASNTPGFARYTFQRNEDNTGFATSDGSPLQPDGSNALPVILENNDGNLVPTIGFIVEF; the protein is encoded by the coding sequence ATGAGATTTCTACTTCTTATTGCTTTTCTGCTCCCCGTAGTCTCGTTTGCGCAGACGGGAATCATTACAGGAACTGTGCGCGACCGCAATACGCAGGAGCCGTTAATAGGCGTGTCGGTGCAGGTAACAGGTAGCCAGTTGGGTACTATAACCAATGAACAAGGCTCCTTTAAGCTCGAGAATATACCGGTGGGCAGCTATACGGTTCAAAGTGCTTATATAGGGTATCAGCCGCAAACCCGGTTTAATGTGAATGTAACAGCCGGAAATATACAGATACTGAACTTTGAGCTGGCACCCACCTCCAATGAGTTGCAACAGGTAGAAGTGGTGGCAAACCGTAGGCAAAGTGCCGCTGTGGCCGACCTGGTTACACCGCTATCAGTGCAGAGTTTATCGGCAGAGGAGATGCGAAGCAATCCCGGCGGAAATTTTGACATTTCGAAAGTGGTGCAGGTACTCCCGGGTGTTGCCTCTAACGGCACGGGCGGCGGCAGTCGAAACGACCTGATCATACGCGGTGGCGCTCCCAATGAGAATGTCTATTACCTCGATGGTATCGAGATACCGCTTATCAACCACTTCACGACGCAAGGCAGCGCCGGCGGAGCTACCGGCATCCTGAACGTTTCGTTTATAGAAGATCTGAAAGTAAGCTCTTCGGCTTTCGATGCACGCTACAACAATGCGCTGTCGGCTGTGTTTGAATTCAAAGAGCGGTACGGCAATCCTGAACGGTTTTCCGGGAATGTACGGTTAAGCGGCTCTGAATTTGCGACAACCTTAGAAGGACCCGTAGGTGCCAAAACCACCTACCTGGTTTCAGCAAGAAGGTCTTACCTGCAGTTTCTTTTCAAGCTACTCGACCTGCCTATCCGCCCAAACTACTGGGACTTCCAGTACAAAATAGACCACAAGTTAAACGAGAAGACTTCGATCTCCTATATAGGCGTAGGGGCTATAGATGACTTCTCCTTTGGGGTGCCCCGCGAAAGCACACCGGAAAATGAATACATTCTGCGTTCTACGCCCTACATCAACCAGTGGAACTACACCACCGGAATTGCGGTGAAAAGACTGGTGCAGGATGGGTACGTGAACCTGGCCCTGAGCCGTAATGCCTTCGACAATAGCCTGTACAAGTATGAAGCTGCGGAAGAAGGCGAGAACCGTTCCTTTACCCTGAACACCAATTCCAGCGAAACAGAAAATAAACTGCGCCTGGATATAAATAAGTATAAAAATGGCTGGCGCTATGCCTATGGGGTGTCAGGGCAGTATGTGCAGTTTAAAAACGAAATCTTCAGCGTGATCAGGAAAGAGCTGCGCGATGAGCAGAATAACGTGGTGCAGCCCGGCGTAACGCTGAATTATATTACTGATCTGGACTTTCTGCGTTATGGCGCTTTCGGGCAGGTGTCTAAAACAGTGCTGAATGAAAAGCTGGGTTTATCACTCGGTATCCGTACCGATATGAATTCCTTTACCGAAGAGGGCAATAACCCACTTAAAACCCTCTCACCACGCCTGGCTGTTACTTACCTGTTAAACAAAAAATGGACGCTCAATGCGTCATCCGGTATTTACTACAAACTGCCAGTTTATACGGTGCTGGGATATAAACAAGACGGTCTATTTCTCAACAAACAGGCAGACTATACCCGGTCAGTGCATTACGTAATCGGCACCGAGTTTCTGCCGCGCCTGGATCTGCGCTTTACCCTGGAAGGCTTTTACAAGAAATACAGCAACTACCCGGTATCTGTAAGAGATGGTATTTCGCTGGCAAACCAAGGCGGCGAATTTGGGGCTATCGGCAACGAAGCCATCGGGACAAATGGCAAAGGCAGAGCCTACGGCGCAGAGTTTTACCTGCAGAAAAAACTGACAAATACCGTATTCGGGGTGCTGTCTTATACCTATGTGGTGAGCAAGTTTGCCGGGTTAGATGAGAAGTATATTTCCAGCGCCTGGGATAACCGCCACCTGGTATCAGGCTTGCTCGGCAAAAAGTTGCCGCGCAACTGGGAGCTTGGAATCAAGTACCGGTATGCTGGTGGTGCGCCTTCTACGCCGTTTGACCTGGAAGCTTCCCGCCGAAACTATGCTTCGCTGGGAGTGGGCATTCTGGATTACACTAGGTTAAACTCCGAGCGCCTGGATCCGTTCAGCCAGCTCGACGTGCGAATAGATAAGAAGTGGAATTTCAACCAGGTTACGCTGGATCTGTTCCTGGATGTGGCCAATGTGCTTGCCAGCAACACCCCGGGCTTCGCGCGCTACACGTTTCAGCGTAACGAAGACAACACCGGATTTGCCACTTCGGACGGCAGCCCGCTGCAACCGGATGGCAGCAACGCCCTACCTGTGATCCTGGAAAACAATGACGGGAATTTGGTGCCTACGATCGGGTTCATTGTAGAATTCTAG